The genomic segment GCGATAATGCCTTTCTGGAGTTCCTGGCGGCCGTGAATACCACTGCGGCGGAGCAGGACTACGGCGTGCTACTTTATGCGGCAACCTCGCAGGCCGCGGAACTGTCCATCTACGAGCGATTGGTAGGCGAGAGGCAAGTCGATGGGTTGATCCTGATGGGCACCCGGGCGTTGGATGCGCGGATCGAGTTTTTGAGTAAGCAGCAGTTCCCGTTTGTTTCCTTTGGTCGTTCCCAGGTTAATATGAACCACGCCTATGTGGATGTGGATGGTGCCAAAGGTATTGCCGAGGCAGTAAAGCATTTAGCCCAATTGGGTCACCGGCGGATTGGTTACATCGCGCCACCGAATGGATTGATGTGTGCTGTACATCGGTGGGAAGGCTTTTGCAGCGCTATGGCGGAACATAACCTGCCTATTGATGATGAACTGGTGGTTGAGGGCGGGTTCTCAGAGAAATCGGGACAAGTGGCCATGCACTTGTTACTGGATTTGCCGCATCCCCCGACAGCGGTGATTGCTGCCAACGACCTGTGCGCATTCGGTGCTATGCGTGCCTTACAAATGCGCGGCCTCATAGCCGGGCAAGACGTTTCCATCGTAGGATTCGATGACATCCGCTTAGCAGCGCACTGGTACCCTTCACTGACCACGGTGTCACAACCCTTTCGACGCATTGGCTCCATTGTGGCTCAGATGCTACTAGATATCATCGCCGGTAAGGAGGTAGAACAGCACATCATCGTGGAGCCGCGCCTGGTCGTCCGAAACTCCACAGGCCCTCTAAAGCAAGTTGTGAAGGAGTAATGATCTGGTTGTGCGGTTTTTTAAGGGCGTTGAATTGAAACGGTTCATTTACAAGCGTCATAAATGTGGCGGTTTCTTGTAATTCGACGTGTTGCAACGGTTCAAGCAACAAGGAGGTGCCTATGACCCATTATAACCTGTAGTGCATCTTTTGCGTCTGGCAACGAGGAGGTTCCGTTCCCTTTTATCTCAGGTCAAAAGGAGGAAAAGAAAAGAGATGAAAAAGACAAGTTTGACCATCATCGGCACCCTGATTATGATGTGCATGGTTATCACAGCATGCGCCCCCGCGGCCACGCCGACAGCAGGACCGAGCCCCACTCCGGTGGTGATCAAGGAAACGGTCGTGGTGACACCGACGCCAGCGCCAGCGGGACCAGTGACCATTACCTTTTGGCATACTTACAACGAAGTGTCACCAGAAAATAAGATGCTAGTTGAGACCTTGATCCCGATGTTTGAGGCCGAGCATCCGAACATCAAAGTGGAGTCCCTTGTAGTGCCATGGGAGGACTTCCGCCGCAAACTGTTTGCGGCAATTGCGGGTGGCGTTGCCCCGGACCTGATCCGATCGGACATCATCTGGGTGCCGGAGCTGGCCGATATGGGTGCACTGGTGGCGCTTGACGAGGCGATGCCCGACTTCGACCAGTATAAGAAGATAATGTTTCCGGGTCCATTAAGCACCAACTATTGGAAAGGTCACTATTACGGTCTACCGCTGGACACAAATACCAAAGTCTGGTTATACAACAAGGAGATGTACGATGCGGCAGGGATCACCGAACCGCCTAAGACGATGGATGACTTGGTAGCCCAGTGCGAGGCCATCAAGAAGGCCAATCCTAACGCATACCTATTTGCAGCTGATGGAACTTGGGCCTGGGTAATGCTACCTTGGATCTGGAGTTTTGGGGGCGATATCACCGATCCAGATGTTACGAGGGCGAGCGGCTATCTGAATGGCCCGAAGACCGTCGCCGCTTATGAATTCTGGCTGAAGATGTACAAGGACGGTTGTTTCGCTCCGGTTATACTTGGTAGCGGCATTGACCCCTGGACCGGCTTTGCCCAAGACCTGTATGCCAGCCTGGACAACGGTCCTTGGATGTATCCTATCTTTGAGGCACAGTTCCCTAACAAAAAACTGCATGCCAGTCTCTTCCCGGCAGGCGATGGTGGGTCCATCAATGTGGTGGGAGGTGAAGACATCGTTCTCTTCAAGCAGTCAAAGCACCCGCAAGAGGCGATGGAATTCATCCGCTTCGCTCTGTCGCCGGAATATCAGCTCAAGATGGCCGAAGTGGGGCAAATCCCGGTCCGGATGGACCTGATCGAATCAGACTACATGAAGAACCATCCTTACTACCCCATTTTCCTCGAGCAACTGAAGACCTCCAAAGCACGTACGGCGCACCCAGCCTGGTCAAAGATGGACGAGATCGTCACTAATGCCGGGCAGTTGATCTTGCGCGGGGAGAAAACACCCCAAGAGGCACTTGACGAGGCAGCAGCCCAGATTGATGCCCTATTGGGGCAGTAGGTCGTTTGTCAAGGTCGGACCCACTCGGTCCGACCTTGACTTTCTACTAGGAGCCCGCTGTGAATCTCAAGATCATACGGAACAGCCTAGTACCATACCTTTTCCTGTTGCCTGGGCTATTATTTCTTGGCACGTGGATTATCTACCCTATGGTAAGAGCCCTTCAGATCAGTTTCTTTGACTGGAATATAGTGCCTGGACAGGTCAGCGAATTCGTTGGTCTGAACAATTATGTCCGGACTATACACGATCCCCTCTTTTGGTTGTCGCTAAAAAACACCGTCATGTATGCTGCCGTGACCGTCTCTGGTCAATTGCTGTTCGGCTTGCTGGTGGCTCTTATCTTGGATCATGTGAGCAGGGGGCGTGTGTTTTTCCGCACGGTTTATTATCTACCAGTCGTTACATCCTGGGTGGTGGTTTCACTTCTTTTCAAGTACCTATTCAATGCTAGCCCATCTGGCCTGGTCAACTATTTTCTGGTGGATATCTTGCATGTATTATCCACACATATTCCGTGGTTGAACGAGCCTAAGACGGCATTTGTAGCAATATATTGCTTGGGCATCTGGAAGGGTGTCGGTTGGACTATGGTTATATTTCTGGCGGCGCTGCAATCTATACCCGAGGAATATCATGACGCGGCCTCAATTGATGGGGCAAGTGGCTGGCAGATCATTCGTCATATCACGCTGCCACTGCTTGTTCCAACAATGATCCTCGTTATGATTATGCTCACGATCGGCGCATTCCAGGCTTATATCCAAGTGGCATTGATCACCGGAGGCGGACCTTTGCACCGCACCGAAGTTCTGCTGAGTTATATGTATGAACGTGCCTTCAGGGACCGAGAATTTGGTTATGCCGCGGCGATTTCCTACGTACTGATCGGCCTCGTCTTCCTCATCAGCCAAGTGCAATTGCGCCTTTTGAAATCAGAACCCATGTACTGAGCACAAGGCTTCGCAATCGGTTAGAAAGGAGTTTTCATCGTGAGCCGTTCGTGGGGGAAGCTTGTGACTAATATGCTACTCTACACGGTGCTGATCATCGGCGCGATAGCAACTGTATTTCCCTTTCTCTATATGATTTCCACTTCGTTGAAGGGCGCGGTCTACACCTTTGAATACCCGCCTCGACTCATGCCCACTGAACCCACATTGCACAATTTCGTGGCTGCCTGGACATCGAAAAGGTTTGACCAGTATTTTCTTAACAGCCTCTTAGTTACGCTCAGTACCACATTGCTGGTGGTTCTGTTTTCATCGATGATGGCATTTGCATTTGCTCGCTTCCAGTTTGTATTCAAGCAGCCGCTCTACTACAGCATAATGATTTTCATGATGATGCCTGCCATGACCCTGATAGTCCCTCAGTTCATGCTCGCTAGCCGTTTGAACTTGCTAAACAGTTTGCCCGGGTTGGTGTTAGTCTATGTTGCGCAGAATCTGCCCTTGAACACTTTCTTGCTGAGAGGCTTCCTCGAGCAAGTGCCTCGAGAGCTGGAAGAGGCAGCACGAATCGATGGTGCCTCATCCTGGGATATCTATTGGCGGATTATGTTGCCGCTTTCCAAACCCGCGCTGGCGACGGCGGCTATCTTCTCATCCCTGGGCGCGTGGGATGAGTACGTCTGGGCACTCACCGTCCTAAATGACCCCAACAAACGGACCTTGCCGGTGGGCATCGCGGCATTTCACGGAGTGTTTTACTCAGACTGGGGTCTGGTTTTTGCTGCCTCGCTGATCGCTATAGCACCAATCATCACCCTGTTTATCATCCTGCAAAGGTACTTTATCAAGGGCGTGATCACGGGCGCAATCAAAGGATAATTATATGCAATCCAGCCTCTACAAGTACAGCATCTCCGTTATTCTGCGTTATCAGGACGCCAGCGGGGCGTATGTGGCGTCTCCCAATTTTGCGCCTTACCGCTACTGTTGGTTCCGCGATGGGGCCTTCATTGCTTACGCCCTGGATCTCGTGGGTGAGCATGAGAGTACTCGAAAATTTCACGAATGGGCCAGCCAGACAGTTCTCCGTTACGAGTCCAAGGTCTTGCGATGCATCGAGAGTGCCCAACGAGGTATTGCACCACTAGCAAAGGAGTGCTTTCACACCCGTTTCACGTCGGAGGGAATGGAGGCAGAAGGGGACTGGGCTAACCATCAACTCGATGGACTCGGCACCTGGCTCTGGGCCATAATCCAGCACTTGCAGATGTCCGGAACTTGCGCCATGCCTGAGTCGTGGCAAAAGGCTATGGTCCTGGTGAGGGATTATCTAATGGCCCTTTGGCCATTCCCTTGCTATGATTGTTGGGAGGAGAACGGGGATAGAATTCACACTTACACTTTAGCCGCCATCTATGGGGGCCTCCGAGCAATAGCCGACCATTTGGGTGATCGCAGGGCTGGAGAGGCGGCCGAGGAGATCCGCTCTTTTGTCTTGGGCAATGCGGTACAAAAAGGGCACCTGGTGAAATTTGTTGGGAACCCAGAGGTAGATGCCAGTCTATTGGCAGTAGCGACCCCCTATCGCTTGCTTGACGTCGGAGATCCTCTTATGCGCGACACTGTGGCG from the Chloroflexota bacterium genome contains:
- a CDS encoding LacI family DNA-binding transcriptional regulator, producing the protein MATIRDIARRAGVSIGSVSNYLNNPDLVSEETRESIRRAIQELGYYPHAAARSLKSNQTRRVGLVPLISPEENRSLEPSDNAFLEFLAAVNTTAAEQDYGVLLYAATSQAAELSIYERLVGERQVDGLILMGTRALDARIEFLSKQQFPFVSFGRSQVNMNHAYVDVDGAKGIAEAVKHLAQLGHRRIGYIAPPNGLMCAVHRWEGFCSAMAEHNLPIDDELVVEGGFSEKSGQVAMHLLLDLPHPPTAVIAANDLCAFGAMRALQMRGLIAGQDVSIVGFDDIRLAAHWYPSLTTVSQPFRRIGSIVAQMLLDIIAGKEVEQHIIVEPRLVVRNSTGPLKQVVKE
- a CDS encoding sugar ABC transporter permease — encoded protein: MVRALQISFFDWNIVPGQVSEFVGLNNYVRTIHDPLFWLSLKNTVMYAAVTVSGQLLFGLLVALILDHVSRGRVFFRTVYYLPVVTSWVVVSLLFKYLFNASPSGLVNYFLVDILHVLSTHIPWLNEPKTAFVAIYCLGIWKGVGWTMVIFLAALQSIPEEYHDAASIDGASGWQIIRHITLPLLVPTMILVMIMLTIGAFQAYIQVALITGGGPLHRTEVLLSYMYERAFRDREFGYAAAISYVLIGLVFLISQVQLRLLKSEPMY
- a CDS encoding glycoside hydrolase, with protein sequence MQSSLYKYSISVILRYQDASGAYVASPNFAPYRYCWFRDGAFIAYALDLVGEHESTRKFHEWASQTVLRYESKVLRCIESAQRGIAPLAKECFHTRFTSEGMEAEGDWANHQLDGLGTWLWAIIQHLQMSGTCAMPESWQKAMVLVRDYLMALWPFPCYDCWEENGDRIHTYTLAAIYGGLRAIADHLGDRRAGEAAEEIRSFVLGNAVQKGHLVKFVGNPEVDASLLAVATPYRLLDVGDPLMRDTVARIEQELGSPSGGLHRYRHDTYYGGGEWILLTAWLGWYYAENGQLDRARAIQAWVEAQATPRGDLPEQVPVNLNDPSYYPVWLERWGTIATPLLWSHALYLILCEALQDQLNGTTAGGVS
- a CDS encoding extracellular solute-binding protein, which translates into the protein MKKTSLTIIGTLIMMCMVITACAPAATPTAGPSPTPVVIKETVVVTPTPAPAGPVTITFWHTYNEVSPENKMLVETLIPMFEAEHPNIKVESLVVPWEDFRRKLFAAIAGGVAPDLIRSDIIWVPELADMGALVALDEAMPDFDQYKKIMFPGPLSTNYWKGHYYGLPLDTNTKVWLYNKEMYDAAGITEPPKTMDDLVAQCEAIKKANPNAYLFAADGTWAWVMLPWIWSFGGDITDPDVTRASGYLNGPKTVAAYEFWLKMYKDGCFAPVILGSGIDPWTGFAQDLYASLDNGPWMYPIFEAQFPNKKLHASLFPAGDGGSINVVGGEDIVLFKQSKHPQEAMEFIRFALSPEYQLKMAEVGQIPVRMDLIESDYMKNHPYYPIFLEQLKTSKARTAHPAWSKMDEIVTNAGQLILRGEKTPQEALDEAAAQIDALLGQ
- a CDS encoding carbohydrate ABC transporter permease codes for the protein MLLYTVLIIGAIATVFPFLYMISTSLKGAVYTFEYPPRLMPTEPTLHNFVAAWTSKRFDQYFLNSLLVTLSTTLLVVLFSSMMAFAFARFQFVFKQPLYYSIMIFMMMPAMTLIVPQFMLASRLNLLNSLPGLVLVYVAQNLPLNTFLLRGFLEQVPRELEEAARIDGASSWDIYWRIMLPLSKPALATAAIFSSLGAWDEYVWALTVLNDPNKRTLPVGIAAFHGVFYSDWGLVFAASLIAIAPIITLFIILQRYFIKGVITGAIKG